The proteins below come from a single Gossypium raimondii isolate GPD5lz chromosome 2, ASM2569854v1, whole genome shotgun sequence genomic window:
- the LOC105788584 gene encoding ethylene-responsive transcription factor ERF105, translating into MPSSEETLALELIPEHLLTDFASMDSFLASLHHIVEAPQFSQIHSPNQMKQSTLSQRRPSINVAIPAPKVNVSDEQRHYRGVRRRPWGKFAAEIRDPHRKGARVWLGTFDTAIEAAKAYDEAAFKLRGSKAILNFPLEAGKSSSAHSELTKACIKRKREEEEEEGRVESKVVKREKEENAVKETGSVTPGVCLTPSNWTGFWDSEDMKGIFSIPPLSPLSPFGYSGLAVM; encoded by the coding sequence ATGCcatcttctgaagaaacattagCCTTGGAACTCATTCCAGAACATCTTCTTACTGACTTTGCTTCCATGGATTCTTTTCTTGCCAGTCTTCATCATATAGTGGAAGCCCCacaattctctcaaatccatagcCCCAATCAGATGAAACAGTCTACTCTAAGCCAACGCCGTCCTTCTATAAACGTCGCCATTCCCGCACCGAAAGTGAACGTAAGCGACGAGCAGAGGCATTACAGGGGTGTTAGGAGACGACCTTGGGGTAAATTTGCAGCTGAAATTAGAGACCCCCACAGAAAAGGTGCGAGGGTTTGGCTGGGAACCTTTGATACCGCCATTGAAGCTGCTAAAGCTTATGATGAAGCTGCGTTTAAGCTTCGTGGAAGTAAAGCTATATTGAATTTTCCTCTTGAAGCTGGAAAATCAAGTTCAGCCCACTCTGAATTAACTAAAGCTtgtataaaaaggaaaagagaggaggaagaagaagaagggagAGTGGAGAGTAAAGTAGTGAAAAGAGAGAAGGAGGAAAACGCGGTGAAGGAGACGGGAAGTGTGACGCCGGGAGTATGTTTAACGCCGTCAAATTGGACGGGGTTTTGGGATAGTGAAGATATGAAGGGAATATTCAGTATCCCTCCCTTATCTCCGTTATCTCCGTTTGGGTATTCAGGGCTTGCGGTTATGTGA